Genomic DNA from Thermovirga sp.:
GGCAACGTGAAGCGCGTCTTCGTCAACACCCCCGGCGCGGTTGTCATGCCCGGTGGAGCCGTGGCCGAAATCGTGCCGGAAGAGGACAGGCTGATCGTGGAAGCCAGGTTCTCCCCCAAGGACAGGGCCTTCATCAAGCCGGGACAGCCGGCGGTGGTCAAGTTCACCGCTTTCGAATACGCCGTCTTCGGAGGTCTTGAAGGCGTCGTGGAGCATATAAGCCCCGACACCATTACCGATGAGAGGGGTTTTACCTTTTACCTGGTGCGTATCGTGACGGACAAGACAGATTTTGGGGAAAACCTGCCTGTGCTACCCGGCATGGTCGCACAGGTGGACATTAAAACTGGAAAAAAGACGGTGCTGGCTTACCTGATGAAACCCATCCTCAGAGCAAAGGCCAACGCCCTGAGGGAACGATAGTTCTTCCCTTATCGCCGCCCGTCTTTGAATAAAGAGAAATAGAATCCGCAAACGGAGGGATTTGTATGAATCAGGGCAACGAAATCCTCAGAATAATCTCGGTGACAGGAGAAGCATACATCAGGGAAACAGACGGGAACCTAAGGTCCGCCAGGCCCGGGGATGTCCTGCGGGAAGGGAATATCCTGGTGACGGGGTCGGGCTCCGTGCTGGTCCAGGATCCTTCCGGCAAGACGCTGGAGATACTCCCGAACCACTCCTTTGCCGTGGGGAACATCGGCTTGGACGGCCTTGCCGAAGGTCCGTCTCCGACCGTCCCCGAGGGAAGCATCCAGGCCGGACCGGTCGCCGGGATCCCTGGCGCCGCTTCAGGCGACCGGGAGACGAATCCCGGCCCGGCCCAGGTCCAATCCGGTGCCGATGAGGCGCCGATGCCGGAAAACGAAGGCCACGGCTTCGTCCGCCTGCCGAGGATCATCCATGATTACGGCAACCCCCTCCTTAACGACGCCAGCCAGGGTCGTGACGTAAACGAGACTTTCCATTTCCAGGGCCGCCACACGATCAACCCCAGGGTCAATTACACTTACGACCCCGATTTTCTCCGGACCGAGGAATTCAGGACCGAAGTGGAAGAAATATATAGGGGTGAGGGCATCGATCAGCCCTCGGGATGGGCTAACAGGCCTCCCGTTGCCAACCCTGACACGGCTGAAACCGACGAGGATATTCCCGTCATCATAGATGTTCTCGCCAATGATACCGACCCGGATGGTCATCCGCTGGAAGTCGTTTCGGCATCGGCGGGGAACGGCACGGTGGTCATAAACTCTGACGGCACTGTGACCTACACTCCGAACGAGGACTACCACGGTACGGACTCCTTCACCTACACGGTGACGACGGCAGCGGGCAACACCGAGACGGCCACGGTGGA
This window encodes:
- a CDS encoding cadherin-like domain-containing protein is translated as MNQGNEILRIISVTGEAYIRETDGNLRSARPGDVLREGNILVTGSGSVLVQDPSGKTLEILPNHSFAVGNIGLDGLAEGPSPTVPEGSIQAGPVAGIPGAASGDRETNPGPAQVQSGADEAPMPENEGHGFVRLPRIIHDYGNPLLNDASQGRDVNETFHFQGRHTINPRVNYTYDPDFLRTEEFRTEVEEIYRGEGIDQPSGWANRPPVANPDTAETDEDIPVIIDVLANDTDPDGHPLEVVSASAGNGTVVINSDGTVTYTPNEDYHGTDSFTYTVTTAAGNTETATV